The following are encoded together in the Odocoileus virginianus isolate 20LAN1187 ecotype Illinois chromosome 28, Ovbor_1.2, whole genome shotgun sequence genome:
- the ROBO3 gene encoding roundabout homolog 3, whose amino-acid sequence MLRYLLKTLLQMNLFADSLGGDISNSSDLLFGFNSSVAALNHSLLPPGDPSLNGSRIGPEDAMPRIVEQPPDLLVSRGEPATLPCRAEGRPRPNIEWYKNGARVATAREDPRAHRLLLPSGALFFPRIVHGRRARPDEGVYTCVARNYLGAAASRNASLEVAVLRDDFRQSPGNAVVAVGEPAVMECVPPRGHPEPSVSWKKDGVRLKEEEGRITIRGGKLMMSHTFKSDAGMYVCVASNMAGERESGAAKLVVLERPSFLRRPVNQVVLAGAPVDFPCEVQGDPPPRLRWRKEDGELPTGRYEIQSDHSLRIRRVSAEDEGTYTCVAENSVGRAEASGSLIVHVPPQLVTQPQDQMVAPGDSVAFRCETKGNPPPAIFWQKEGSQALLFPSQPLQPTGRFSVSPRGQLSITEVQSRDAGYYVCQAVSVAGSVLAKALLEVKGASLEGLPPIILQGPANQTLALGSSVWLPCRVSGNPQPSVQWKKDGQWLQGDDVQLSVMANGTLYIASVQEGHMGFYSCVAKSSTGEAAWSGWLRRREDWGATPDPPTEPSTPPGPPSQPVVTEITKNSITLTWKPNPQAGATVTSYVIEAFSQAAGNTWRTVADGVQLETHTVSGLQPSTIYLFLVRAVGAWGLSEPSPVSEPVRTQDSSPSRPVEDPWRGQQGLAEVAVRLEEPVVLGPRTLQVSWTVDGPVQLVQGFRVSWRVAGPDGGSWSVLDLPSPSQQSTVLRGLPPGTQVQIKVQAQGQEELGVESPLVTRSIPEEAPSGPPQGVAVALGGEGNSSITVSWEPPLSSQQNGVIEEYQIWCLGNESRFHLNRSAAGWARSAVLRGLLPGLLYRTQVAAATSAGVGVASAPVSVQLPSPPELEPGLEAGPGLGERLARVLREPAFLAGSGAACGALLLGLCAALYRRRRQRKELSHYTASFAYTPAVSFPHSEGLSAASSRPPMGLGPAPYPWLADSWPHSSRSPSAQDPRGSCCPSNPDPDDRYYNEAGISLYLAQTARGTAASADGPVYSSIDPAGEELQTFHGGFPPHPSGDPGTWSPYAPPEWSQGDSGARGGKVKLLGKPVQMPSLNWPEALPPPPPSCELSCLEGPEEELQGSSDPEEWCPPMPERSHAAEPSSGGGCLVPASRGETPSPTPSYGQQSTATLTPSPPDPPQPPTDLPHLHQMPRRVPLGPSSPLSVSQPTLSSHEGRPAGLGAVPSGPHHSPSPIPATAGSAPGRARPVPGELTPPLHGPRARIRKKPKALPYRREHSPGDLPPPPLPPPEEEASWALGLRAAGSMSSLEREREHSGERRLVQAAPLGGQRRPHPDEEAWLPYSRPSFLSRGQGTSTCSTAGSNSSRGSGSSRGSRGPGRSRSRSQSQRPGQKRGEEPR is encoded by the exons ATGCTGCGCTACCTGCTCAAAACGCTGCTGCAGATGAACTTGTTCGCGGACTCCTTGGGCGGGGACATCTCCAACTCCAGCGACCTGCTCTTCGGCTTCAACTCCTCAGTGGCGGCGCTCAACCACAGCCTGCTGCCCCCCGGAGATCCTTCTCTCAACG GGTCAAGGATCGGGCCGGAGGACGCGATGCCGCGCATCGTGGAGCAGCCGCCAGACTTGCTAGTCTCCCGAGGCGAGCCGGCCACGCTGCCCTGCCGCGCGGAGGGCCGGCCCCGGCCCAACATCGAGTGGTACAAGAATGGGGCGCGCGTGGCCACGGCGCGCGAAGATCCGCGCGCCCACCGCCTGTTGCTACCCAGCGGCGCCCTCTTCTTCCCGCGCATCGTGCACGGGCGCCGCGCGCGGCCAGACGAGGGTGTCTACACTTGCGTGGCGCGCAACTACCTGGGGGCAGCGGCTAGTAGAAACGCCTCTCTAGAAGTGGCAG tCCTCCGAGATGATTTCCGGCAGTCTCCTGGGAACGCGGTGGTGGCAGTGGGGGAGCCAGCCGTAATGGAATGCGTGCCCCCCCGCGGCCACCCAGAGCCTTCGGTGTCCTGGAAGAAGGATGGTGTTAGActcaaggaggaggaggggaggatcACG ATCCGTGGAGGGAAGCTGATGATGTCACATACTTTCAAGAGCGATGCAGGGATGTATGTGTGCGTGGCCTCCAACATGGCAGGAGAACGGGAGAGTGGGGCAGCCAAACTTGTGGTCCTGG AGCGTCCCTCCTTCCTGCGTAGACCAGTCAATCAGGTGGTCCTGGCTGGTGCCCCCGTGGACTTCCCGTGTGAGGTGCAAGGGGATCCCCCTCCTCGTCTGCGCTGGCGCAAGGAGGATGGGGAACTGCCCACAGGCAG gtaCGAGATCCAGAGCGACCACAGCCTTCGGATCCGGCGTGTGAGCGCTGAAGACGAGGGGACATACACTTGTGTGGCGGAGAACAGCGTGGGCCGCGCCGAAGCATCCGGCTCCCTCATTGTTCACG tcCCACCCCAGCTGGTGACCCaaccccaggaccagatggtgGCTCCTGGAGACAGCGTGGCTTTCCGGTGCGAGACCAAAGGAAACCCGCCGCCTGCCATCTTCTGGCAGAAGGAGGGAAGTCAA GCTCTTCTCTTCCCCAGTCAGCCGCTTCAGCCCACGGGGCGCTTCTCAGTCTCTCCCAGAGGCCAGCTCAGCATCACTGAAGTGCAGAGCAGGGATGCAGGCTACTACGTTTGCCAGGCTGTCAGTGTGGCCGGCAGCGTCCTGGCCAAGGCTCTGTTGGAGGTAAAAGGAG CTTCCCTGGAAGGACTGCCTCCCATCATCCTCCAGGGACCAGCCAACCAGACACTGGCACTGGGCTCCTCCGTGTGGCTGCCATGCAGAGTGAGTGGGAATCCCCAGCCTAGTGTCCAGTGGAAGAAGGATGGGCAGTGGCTGCAAGGGGATGACGTCCAACTCAGTGTAATGGCCAATGGTACCCTGTACATCGCCAGCGTGCAG GAGGGGCACATGGGATTCTATAGCTGTGTGGCCAAGAGCTCCACGGGGGAGGCTGCCTGGAGTGGCTGGCTTAGGAGGCGGG AAGACTGGGGAGCAACACCAGACCCCCCTACAGAACCCAGTACGCCTCCGGGACCTCCCTCGCAGCCTGTGGTCACTGAAATCACCAAGAACAGCATTACTCTGACCTGGAAGCCCAACCCACAAGCTGGGGCCACAGTCACCTCGTATGTGATAGAGGCCTTCAG CCAAGCCGCTGGTAACACGTGGCGGACCGTGGCGGATGGCGTGCAGCTGGAGACACACACGGTCAGCGGTCTGCAGCCCAGTACCATCTACCTCTTCCTGGTGCGGGCTGTGGGAGCCTGGGGCCTCAGTGAGCCCAGCCCCGTCTCTGAGCCTGTCCGCACCCAGG ACAGCAGCCCATCCAGGCCAGTGGAGGACCCATGGAGAGGCCAGCAGGGACTGGCAGAAGTGGCTGTGCGTCTGGAGGAGCCCGTGGTCCTTGGGCCCCGGACTCTGCAGGTGTCCTGGACC GTAGACGGCCCAGTCCAGCTGGTGCAAGGTTTCCGGGTGTCTTGGAGGGTAGCAGGTCCTGATGGGGGAAGCTGGTCGGTGCTGGACCTACCATCCCCAAGCCAGCAAAGTACTGTGCTAAGGGGACTCCCCCCAGGGACCCAAGTTCAGATCAAGGTGCAAGCTCAAGGCCAGGAGGAGCTGGGGGTTGAAAGCCCCTTGGTGACCAGGAGCATTCCTGAGGAGG CCCCCAGTGGTCCCCCCCAGGGAGTGGCCGTGGCCTTGGGGGGTGAAGGCAACAGCAGTATCACTGTGTCCTGGGAACCTCCGCTCTCCTCGCAGCAAAATGGGGTCATCGAGGAATACCAG ATCTGGTGCCTGGGCAACGAGAGCCGCTTTCATCTCAACCGGTCCGCGGCGGGCTGGGCGCGCTCGGCGGTGCTGCGGGGACTGCTGCCCGGTCTCCTCTACCGGACCCAGGTCGCTGCGGCCACCAGCGCGGGCGTGGGCGTGGCCAGCGCCCCGGTGTCGGTGCAGCTGC CGTCCCCGCCGGAGCTGGAGCCTGGGCTCGAGGCGGGCCCGGGGCTGGGGGAGCGGCTGGCGAGGGTGCTGCGGGAGCCCGCCTTCCTCGCGGGCAGCGGCGCCGCCTGCGGGGCGCTGCTCCTCGGGCTTTGCGCCGCCCTCTACCGGCGCCGAAGGCAGCGCAAGGAGCTCAGCCACTACACGG CCTCTTTTGCCTACACACCTGCAG TGTCGTTCCCACACTCAGAGGGCCTGTCGGCAGCCAGTTCCAG GCCACCAATGGGCCTTGGCCCTGCTCCCTACCCGTGGCTGGCAGACTCGTGGCCTCACTCATCTCGGAGCCCCTCAGCCCAGGACCCCAGGGGAAGCTGCTGCCCGAGCAACCCTGACCCGGATGACAGATACTACAATG AAGCAGGGATCTCCCTTTACCTGGCTCAGACGGCCCGGGGCACAGCCGCCTCTGCTGACGGTCCTGTCTACAGCAGCATCGACCCCGCCGGAGAGGAGCTGCAGACCTTCCACGGGGGGTTCCCCCCACATCCCTCAGGGGATCCAGGCACCTGGAGCCCGTATGCTCCCCCAGAATGGAGCCAGGGGGACAGTG GAGCCAGGGGAGGCAAAGTGAAGCTTCTGGGAAAGCCTGTACAGATGCCCTCTCTCAACTGGCCAGAAGccctgcctcccccgcccccctcctgTGAACTGAGCTGCCTAGAGGGGCCTGAGGAGGAGCTACAGGGCAG CTCAGACCCAGAGGAGTGGTGCCCACCGATGCCTGAGAGGAGCCATGCGGCAGAGCCCAGCTCCGGTGGGGGGTGCTTGGTCCCTGCGTCCCGAGGAGAAACCCCCTCTCCCACACCTTCCTATGGGCAGCAGTCCACAGCCACTCTCACCCCTTCACCTCCtgaccctccccagccccccactgACCTTCCCCATCTCCACCAGATGCCCAG GAGGGTGCCCCTCGGGCCAAGCTCCCCTCTCAGTGTCTCCCAGCCCACTCTGAGTAGCCACGAAGGGAGGCCCGCCGGCCTGGGTGCTGTTCCCTCCGGCCCCCATCACAGCCCCAGCCCCATCCCTGCTACAGCTGGCAGTGCCCCCG GGAGAGCCCGGCCAGTGCCTGGAGAGCTGACTCCTCCATTGCACGGGCCCCGCGCCCGAATCCGGAAGAAACCCAAGGCTCTTCCCTACAGACGGGAGCACAGCCCTGGAG ACCTGCCTCCGCCACCCCTGCCGCCACCAGAGGAAGAGGCAAGCTGGGCCTTGGGGCTGAGGGCAGCAGGCAGCATGTCCTCCTTGGAAAGGGAGCGGGAGcacagtggggagaggagacTGGTGCAGGCCGCACCCCTGGGGGGCCAGCGGCGCCCCCACCCAGATG AAGAAGCCTGGCTCCCCTACAGTCGACCGAGCTTCCTGTCCCGGGGCCAGGGCACAAGCACCTGTTCCACAGCGGGCAGCAACTCCTCCAGAGGCTCCGGCAGCTCTCGGGGATCCCGGGGCCCTGgccggagccggagccggagTCAGAGCCAAAGGCCCGGACAAAAGCGTGGAGAG gaACCAAGATGA